A window of Aurantibacillus circumpalustris genomic DNA:
TTTGCCCCAACTTAGCTTATAGGGAAATTGTGCGGTTGCTGTTTTGAAGAAATATGCAAATGGCAGAACAAAGGTAAATATGATTTTTTTTTTCAATTAGCTGCTTCTGTTTTTCTTTAGCTCGTTCTCATAGATCTCTATCCACTTTCCGGGAGTAAGTTTTTTTGATAGCTCTCCTATAAGTTTAAACGGAATTTGATCGAGTTTTTTAAAACGAACGCACGATTTTCCCATATCTAATTTAGCTCTGGTGTGTTTAGGATATTCGTTAGTAAACCATTTAAGAAGTTTCGGATCGGCATACATGCCCATGTGATATAACGCGACGAAATTTTTTTGAGAAGCAATATTCATAAATGGCAAAGGTAATTTTGGATCGCAATGATATCCCTTGGGATATTTGGAATGCGGAATCACATAACCTACCATGCCATACGACATCTCCTCTTTGAAACCTTTCGGTAAATTTTTTAAAATTTCTTTTCTTAAAGCTCTTAGTGCAGATTTTCTTTCCTCAGGAAGAGAATCGAGGTACTCACCTACTGTTGCTGCCTTAGATTGCATCTATTAAATAATTAAGCGTCTATTTTCGCATACTTGGCATTCTTTTCAATAAACTCACGACGAGGAGGAACCTCATCGCCCATAAGCATACTAAATACGCGATCTGCTTCAGCCGCACTGTCAATTGATACTTGACGTAAAGTACGGGTTGACGGATCAAGTGTGGTTTCCCATAATTGAATAGCGTTCATTTCACCAAGACCTTTATAACGCTGTACGTGCACGGAATCGGTTTTTTCGCCACCAAATTCTTTCATTTTTATATCACGTTCTGCATCGTTCCAGCAATAAGCCTGTTCTTTTCCTTTTTTTACCAGGTACAATGGTGGAGATGCAATATAAACGTGGCCTTTTTCAACCAACTCTTTCATGTGACGGAAGAAGAAAGTAAGTATTAAGGTTGTAATGTGAGAACCATCCACATCGGCATCACACATGATGACAATTTTATGGTAACGTAATTTATCAAGATTTAAAGCGCGTTCATCTTCTTTTGTCCCACGAAACACACCCAGTGCGGTGAAAATATTTTTTATCTCTTCGTTCTCGTAAATTTTATATTCTAGAGCTTTTTCTACATTTAAAATTTTTCCACGTAAAGGTAAAATAGCTTGGAAGTCGCGGTTACGGCCTTGTTTGGCTGTTCCACCGGCAGAATCACCCTCAACCAAAAACAATTCGCAAGCAAAAGGATCTCCGCTTGCACAATCTGCTAACTTTCCTGGTAAACCAGAACCATTCATAACACTTTTACGTTGCACCATTTCACGCGCTTTACGTGCAGCATGACGTGCCGTAGCAGCCAAAATTACTTTATCGACAATGGTACGCGCTTGTTTCGGATGCTCTTCCAAATAGTTTGAAAGAGCTTCACTAATGGCAGTATCCACTGCTCCAATCGCTTCGCTGTTTCCTAATTTACCTTTTGTTTGCCCTTCAAATTGAGGTTCCTGAACTTTAACAGAGATAACCGCAGTTAATCCCTCACGAAAGTCATCACCGCTTATTTCAAATTTTACGTTTTTAAGAAGTCCGTTTTTATCTGCGTAACTTTTTAAAGTACGTGTTAAACCTCTTCTAAAACCAGCTAAGTGTGTTCCTCCCTCGTGTGTATTAATATTATTTACATAACTCTGAATATTTTCGCTGTAGGAGTTATTGTACATCATGGCAACTTCAACAGGAATAACACCTTTGTCGTTTTCCATGTAAATAGGCTCTTCAATTATTTTTTCTTTTGCATCATCGAGATATAAAACGAATTCACGTAACCCTCCTTGACTGTAAAAAACTTCGGATAAAAACTCTCCGTTTTCATCTTTTTCACGCTCAT
This region includes:
- a CDS encoding DUF1801 domain-containing protein, with the protein product MQSKAATVGEYLDSLPEERKSALRALRKEILKNLPKGFKEEMSYGMVGYVIPHSKYPKGYHCDPKLPLPFMNIASQKNFVALYHMGMYADPKLLKWFTNEYPKHTRAKLDMGKSCVRFKKLDQIPFKLIGELSKKLTPGKWIEIYENELKKNRSS
- the gyrB gene encoding DNA topoisomerase (ATP-hydrolyzing) subunit B, yielding MSEVTAEKGNYGADNIQVLEGLEAVRKRPSMYIGDTGFKGLHHLVYEVVDNSIDEALAGHCKNITVTILENNSIRVKDDGRGIPTGIHPKMGISALEVVMTVLHAGGKFDKDTYKVSGGLHGVGVSCVNALSSLMITEVHRDGKITKQEFSEGKPLYPAKEIGDTSYRGTIQTFTPDLTIFTVHEYNYTTLANRMRELSFLNKGINITLVDEREKDENGEFLSEVFYSQGGLREFVLYLDDAKEKIIEEPIYMENDKGVIPVEVAMMYNNSYSENIQSYVNNINTHEGGTHLAGFRRGLTRTLKSYADKNGLLKNVKFEISGDDFREGLTAVISVKVQEPQFEGQTKGKLGNSEAIGAVDTAISEALSNYLEEHPKQARTIVDKVILAATARHAARKAREMVQRKSVMNGSGLPGKLADCASGDPFACELFLVEGDSAGGTAKQGRNRDFQAILPLRGKILNVEKALEYKIYENEEIKNIFTALGVFRGTKEDERALNLDKLRYHKIVIMCDADVDGSHITTLILTFFFRHMKELVEKGHVYIASPPLYLVKKGKEQAYCWNDAERDIKMKEFGGEKTDSVHVQRYKGLGEMNAIQLWETTLDPSTRTLRQVSIDSAAEADRVFSMLMGDEVPPRREFIEKNAKYAKIDA